The following are from one region of the Paraglaciecola sp. L1A13 genome:
- the rsxA gene encoding electron transport complex subunit RsxA: MTEFLLLLVGTVLVNNFVLVQFLGLCPFMGVSGKLETAIGMSMATTFVLTLASLSSYLVEHYILLPLGIEYLRTLSFILVIAVVVQFTEMVVHKTSPTLYRLLGIFLPLITTNCAVLGVALLNINHDHNFIESVIYGFGAAVGFSLVLILFAAMRERLAVADVPAPFKGASISMITAGLMSLAFLGFTGLVKF; the protein is encoded by the coding sequence ATGACTGAGTTTTTACTGCTATTAGTCGGCACGGTGCTTGTCAATAACTTTGTATTGGTTCAGTTCCTCGGCCTTTGTCCATTTATGGGTGTATCAGGGAAGCTTGAAACAGCTATCGGTATGTCGATGGCCACGACCTTTGTTCTCACATTAGCTTCTCTTTCCAGTTATCTCGTTGAACACTACATATTATTGCCATTGGGAATTGAATACCTTCGCACATTAAGTTTTATTCTGGTAATAGCTGTAGTGGTTCAGTTTACCGAAATGGTCGTTCATAAAACGAGTCCAACACTGTATCGATTACTGGGTATTTTCTTACCTCTAATCACGACAAACTGTGCCGTACTCGGTGTCGCCTTATTAAACATAAATCATGACCATAACTTTATTGAGTCAGTTATCTATGGATTCGGTGCAGCAGTTGGTTTTTCACTCGTGTTAATTTTGTTTGCCGCTATGCGCGAGCGTTTAGCCGTTGCCGATGTGCCTGCCCCATTCAAAGGTGCATCAATTAGTATGATTACTGCTGGCTTGATGTCCTTGGCGTTTTTAGGCTTTACTGGCTTGGTGAAGTTTTAA
- the rsxB gene encoding electron transport complex subunit RsxB, which produces MTLFWTILTALIAIGLLALVFGSILGFASVRFKVESDPLVDQIDELLPQTQCGQCGYPGCKPYAQAIADGDDINKCPPGGDATIKRLADLMGVEATSLDAAHGTEDIKKVAFIREDECIGCTKCIQACPVDAILGAAKQMHTVLSDECTGCDLCVDPCPVDCIDMIPTQTTASSWRWNIDSIPVKQVS; this is translated from the coding sequence ATGACGTTGTTTTGGACTATTCTTACTGCACTTATAGCTATTGGCCTGCTTGCCCTAGTCTTTGGCTCAATATTGGGGTTCGCGTCGGTTCGTTTCAAAGTAGAAAGCGATCCTCTGGTCGACCAGATCGATGAGTTGCTCCCGCAAACACAATGCGGTCAATGTGGCTATCCGGGTTGCAAGCCATACGCACAAGCGATAGCCGATGGCGACGATATCAATAAGTGTCCACCGGGTGGTGACGCAACTATAAAACGCCTTGCGGATTTAATGGGAGTTGAAGCAACCTCTTTAGATGCCGCTCACGGTACTGAAGACATAAAGAAAGTTGCCTTTATACGCGAAGATGAATGTATTGGCTGTACTAAGTGCATTCAAGCCTGCCCAGTAGATGCGATTTTAGGCGCAGCTAAACAAATGCACACGGTATTGAGCGATGAGTGTACCGGTTGTGATTTGTGTGTCGACCCCTGCCCTGTTGACTGTATTGATATGATCCCTACACAAACCACGGCTTCTTCGTGGCGCTGGAACATTGACAGTATCCCCGTTAAGCAGGTGAGCTAA
- the rsxC gene encoding electron transport complex subunit RsxC yields MNRVLIPSFDEIVKHVERNKLWDFPGGIFPAQQKELSNHQPIESMTLPERLYIPLKQHIGVEGQLLVGPGEYVLKGQPLTRSANPFAVPVHASTSGTVISVGPHVSAHPSALPEQTLVIEPDTLDKWIALTPLKDYQSLPKVAVLEAICNAGVSGMGGAGFPTHIKASPKKDVEFIIINGVECEPYITADDRLMREHAWQIRQGIDVLCHLLSPKQVYIAIEDNKPEAIEAMRVACQQSEQYKVVPIATKYPAGGEKQLIQVLTNREVPKQGLPIDVGVIMHNVGTCYAIADAVFSGKPLIQRVVTVTGKAVSTPKNVWALIGAPVAHLLASAGYLVDKQSQKQIIMGGPMMGFTLASDQVPVVKITNCLLLPTKDEIAEPEAEQPCIRCSACADACPVSLLPQQLFWHSKAKELDKAQDYNLFDCIECGACAYVCPSDIPLVHYYRVTKAEIRLEQEEKQKSDKARERFESRAARLVREQEARDEKHRKAAEARQSAMQNKGNDAGDKIAAALARAKAKKAQQAEYNANEPTSIAPSVQTNQDTPIQSSGTSKDDRVAAAIARAKAKKAQKINNIEANTDSVAITDTPISASANEALVETQAEPSETAGNSKDSRVAAAIARAKEKKAQRLAQAELVPLEPKLDQDQITPSDPPKESSAPGKSKDERVAAAIARAKAKKAEKLVTENPVEPQITMDEKPVAEQQILVASQLNPEMNSTSQSQANDSLQSEASAKNQRIAAIVAKAKAKKAQQVEQNKVQAEVSSYDFPDTLTLTESKIEEPAKSVSKTPVPDDETLTEQLDPADQKKARIAAAVAKAKAKKLTKEAASDVLPNKGEVQNTNEVPAPLPNQSVTSTINQETQLSEAEEALDEKKRRIAVAVAKAKAKKAAQLKSSED; encoded by the coding sequence ATGAATCGAGTGTTAATTCCTTCTTTCGATGAAATTGTAAAGCACGTTGAGCGTAATAAACTGTGGGACTTCCCCGGTGGCATATTCCCAGCCCAACAAAAAGAACTATCGAATCATCAACCAATAGAAAGCATGACGCTTCCCGAGCGTTTGTATATTCCGCTGAAGCAGCATATTGGTGTTGAAGGCCAATTGCTCGTCGGCCCAGGAGAATACGTTTTAAAAGGTCAACCACTTACTCGCAGCGCAAACCCGTTTGCGGTTCCGGTTCATGCGTCAACATCAGGCACGGTGATAAGTGTTGGGCCTCATGTATCTGCACATCCTTCTGCGTTGCCTGAGCAAACGTTAGTTATCGAACCCGATACTCTCGATAAATGGATAGCTCTTACCCCATTAAAAGACTATCAATCATTGCCGAAGGTTGCAGTGCTTGAAGCGATTTGCAATGCTGGCGTGTCTGGTATGGGCGGCGCAGGGTTTCCTACGCATATAAAAGCATCACCGAAAAAAGACGTCGAATTTATTATTATAAACGGTGTTGAGTGCGAGCCTTATATCACAGCCGATGATCGTTTGATGCGAGAGCATGCATGGCAAATTCGCCAAGGCATAGACGTGTTATGTCATCTGCTGTCTCCTAAACAAGTATATATTGCCATAGAAGACAACAAGCCAGAGGCGATAGAAGCCATGCGAGTGGCTTGTCAACAGAGTGAGCAGTATAAGGTAGTGCCCATTGCCACTAAATATCCCGCTGGCGGTGAAAAACAGCTTATTCAAGTATTAACTAATCGAGAAGTGCCCAAGCAAGGTTTGCCAATTGATGTGGGCGTGATAATGCACAACGTCGGAACGTGTTACGCCATTGCAGACGCAGTATTTTCAGGCAAACCTTTGATACAGCGCGTGGTTACTGTCACTGGCAAAGCGGTAAGTACACCAAAAAATGTATGGGCATTGATAGGCGCGCCCGTTGCACATTTATTGGCGTCAGCCGGTTATTTAGTAGATAAGCAATCACAAAAGCAGATAATCATGGGCGGTCCTATGATGGGCTTTACCTTAGCAAGTGATCAAGTACCCGTAGTTAAAATAACCAATTGTCTGTTATTACCTACCAAAGATGAAATAGCAGAGCCAGAAGCGGAGCAACCATGCATTCGATGCAGTGCTTGCGCTGATGCGTGTCCAGTATCTTTATTGCCCCAGCAACTTTTTTGGCATAGTAAGGCAAAAGAGTTAGATAAAGCCCAAGATTATAATTTATTTGATTGTATTGAATGCGGTGCCTGTGCGTACGTATGTCCAAGCGATATACCACTTGTGCACTATTACCGTGTGACCAAAGCTGAAATCAGGCTTGAACAAGAAGAAAAACAAAAATCAGATAAAGCCAGAGAACGTTTTGAAAGTCGCGCCGCTCGCTTAGTAAGAGAACAAGAAGCAAGAGACGAAAAACACCGTAAAGCGGCAGAAGCGCGTCAATCAGCGATGCAAAACAAAGGCAATGACGCTGGAGATAAAATCGCTGCTGCATTAGCCAGAGCGAAAGCCAAAAAAGCTCAGCAAGCCGAGTATAATGCCAACGAGCCAACATCTATAGCGCCGTCAGTTCAAACAAATCAAGACACGCCAATCCAATCTTCAGGTACATCCAAAGATGATCGAGTAGCTGCGGCCATTGCGCGCGCAAAAGCAAAGAAAGCCCAGAAAATAAATAATATTGAGGCCAACACAGATTCAGTTGCCATTACTGATACCCCGATTTCAGCTTCGGCAAACGAAGCGCTAGTCGAAACACAAGCTGAACCCTCTGAAACAGCCGGTAACTCAAAAGATTCCCGTGTTGCTGCAGCCATAGCGAGAGCCAAAGAGAAAAAAGCACAAAGATTAGCGCAGGCAGAATTGGTTCCCCTTGAGCCGAAACTCGATCAGGACCAAATTACGCCCTCTGATCCTCCCAAAGAATCATCTGCCCCGGGTAAATCTAAAGATGAACGCGTTGCTGCTGCTATCGCTCGAGCAAAGGCAAAAAAGGCCGAAAAATTAGTCACGGAAAATCCTGTGGAACCACAGATTACAATGGACGAAAAACCCGTTGCGGAACAACAAATCTTGGTAGCGTCCCAACTCAACCCTGAAATGAATTCGACTTCTCAAAGCCAAGCTAATGACAGTTTGCAAAGTGAGGCCTCAGCGAAAAATCAGCGCATTGCTGCTATTGTGGCTAAAGCAAAAGCCAAAAAAGCACAACAAGTAGAGCAAAATAAAGTCCAAGCTGAGGTGTCTTCATACGATTTCCCTGACACATTGACGTTAACAGAAAGCAAAATTGAAGAGCCTGCAAAAAGCGTATCTAAAACCCCAGTACCCGATGATGAAACGTTAACCGAACAACTTGATCCTGCGGATCAGAAAAAAGCCCGTATCGCTGCTGCTGTAGCAAAGGCAAAAGCTAAAAAATTAACCAAAGAGGCAGCCAGCGACGTATTACCTAACAAGGGTGAAGTGCAAAATACCAATGAAGTACCCGCGCCATTACCTAATCAGTCTGTAACGTCAACTATCAATCAAGAGACGCAACTATCGGAAGCTGAAGAAGCTTTAGACGAGAAGAAGCGTCGTATCGCCGTTGCGGTTGCCAAAGCAAAAGCCAAGAAAGCGGCTCAATTGAAATCATCAGAAGATTAA
- the rsxD gene encoding electron transport complex subunit RsxD, translated as MNYKLASSPHQHVKRNTGQVMRMVIYALIPGILLQTWFFGFGVLVQIALAVVTALITEASILELRKRDFERAIKDYSAILTAILLAISIPPFAPWWVVVIGTFFAIAMVKQLYGGLGFNVFNPAMAAYVMLLVSFPVQMTQWLPVQSLTMHQSSIVDAIYAVVTGFTADGFSLAQLQNAVDGHTMATPLDAIKTGLAQGLTYEEGLQSSIFDGSLGIGWSWVSMGYLVGGLYLIRARIINWHIPGGMLAAMVICAGVMFLVDGDRYASPLFHLFNGSLILGAFFIATDPVSASTTNKGRIIFGAAIGFWVYVIRTWGGYPDAIAFAVLIMNMAVPLIDYYTRPRTYGHQKDAKGERR; from the coding sequence ATGAATTATAAACTCGCGAGCTCTCCCCATCAGCATGTTAAACGTAACACTGGTCAAGTCATGCGTATGGTTATCTATGCCTTGATCCCAGGAATATTATTACAAACCTGGTTTTTCGGCTTTGGTGTGCTCGTGCAAATAGCCTTGGCTGTTGTCACCGCTTTGATCACAGAAGCCAGTATTTTAGAATTGCGTAAACGAGACTTCGAACGTGCTATTAAGGATTACAGCGCTATATTAACAGCCATTTTATTGGCAATTAGTATCCCCCCCTTTGCCCCATGGTGGGTAGTTGTAATCGGTACCTTCTTCGCCATTGCCATGGTCAAACAACTATACGGTGGTTTGGGCTTTAACGTATTTAATCCTGCTATGGCCGCTTACGTTATGTTACTGGTGTCTTTTCCAGTACAAATGACTCAATGGTTACCGGTGCAGAGTTTAACCATGCATCAATCTAGTATCGTCGATGCTATTTACGCCGTAGTGACAGGTTTTACTGCTGATGGATTTAGCCTCGCCCAATTACAAAATGCCGTTGACGGTCATACTATGGCCACGCCATTAGATGCCATCAAAACAGGTCTTGCCCAAGGATTAACCTATGAAGAGGGTTTGCAGTCGAGTATTTTCGACGGCAGTTTAGGTATAGGCTGGTCTTGGGTTAGCATGGGTTACTTGGTTGGCGGCTTGTATCTTATACGCGCGCGAATTATTAACTGGCACATTCCAGGAGGCATGCTGGCTGCGATGGTTATCTGTGCAGGTGTGATGTTTTTAGTCGATGGTGATCGCTATGCGTCTCCCCTATTTCATCTATTCAACGGTAGTCTAATACTTGGCGCATTTTTCATTGCAACCGACCCAGTATCTGCATCAACAACCAATAAAGGCCGTATTATTTTCGGTGCTGCTATTGGTTTTTGGGTATACGTTATTCGCACGTGGGGCGGCTACCCTGACGCCATAGCGTTCGCTGTTTTAATTATGAACATGGCGGTACCCCTAATCGATTATTACACCCGACCGCGTACTTACGGACATCAAAAAGATGCTAAAGGAGAGCGCAGATGA
- the rsxG gene encoding electron transport complex subunit RsxG, with the protein MKFVIAKNGLILSLFAVITSGLIALTYFGTQEKIEHQHQLTLLKILDELVPRNSYTNEMQRDCVLVTSVDYLGSKTAHHIYRATKDDLPVAAVIETTAPNGYSGRIELVVGIKDQSTVTGVRVLNHKETPGLGDKIDLRISDWVLGFTDQTLTTENAKNWSVKKDGGQFDQFTGATITPRAVVGAVKRAVEYYQLNYDAIFSASNECRSQSAIQG; encoded by the coding sequence ATGAAATTCGTTATCGCTAAAAATGGTCTGATATTAAGTTTATTCGCGGTAATCACCAGTGGCCTTATCGCGCTTACCTATTTCGGTACACAAGAAAAAATTGAACACCAGCATCAACTAACCTTACTTAAGATCCTAGATGAACTTGTTCCTAGAAATAGTTATACCAATGAAATGCAGCGAGATTGTGTGTTGGTAACGTCAGTTGATTATTTGGGCTCGAAAACTGCGCATCATATTTACCGCGCCACTAAAGACGATCTGCCGGTAGCAGCTGTTATCGAAACCACTGCGCCCAATGGATACAGTGGGCGCATTGAGTTAGTTGTGGGTATAAAAGACCAGTCGACCGTGACAGGTGTACGCGTGCTAAATCATAAAGAAACACCCGGCCTAGGTGATAAAATTGATCTGCGGATAAGTGATTGGGTTCTGGGTTTTACCGATCAGACACTGACCACTGAAAATGCAAAAAATTGGTCGGTAAAAAAAGACGGTGGTCAATTTGATCAATTTACTGGGGCGACAATCACACCAAGAGCAGTTGTTGGTGCTGTAAAGCGAGCCGTCGAGTATTATCAATTGAATTATGACGCAATTTTTTCTGCGAGTAACGAATGTCGCAGTCAATCAGCGATACAAGGGTGA
- a CDS encoding electron transport complex subunit E: MNEFKQLSWQGLWKNNPALVQLLGLCPLLAVTATITNGLGLGLATTLVLIGSNATVSIIRNVVPNEIRIPIFVMIIAAFVTVVQLLMNAYTFELYQALGIFIPLIVTNCAIIGRAEAYASKNPVVYAAFDGLMMGLGFTAVLVLLGAMRELLGYGTLFAGANLLLGDWASSLKITVFTTDSPFLLAILPPGAFLGMGLIIAVKNVLDKRFANMFAAKQEAKVVQRARVTAET, encoded by the coding sequence ATGAATGAATTTAAACAACTAAGCTGGCAAGGTCTATGGAAAAATAATCCTGCTTTGGTGCAATTGCTCGGGTTATGTCCACTATTAGCCGTTACCGCCACCATCACTAATGGGCTCGGCTTAGGGTTAGCAACGACATTGGTATTAATTGGCTCCAATGCGACGGTATCAATTATTCGCAATGTTGTACCCAATGAAATCCGTATTCCTATTTTTGTTATGATAATTGCGGCGTTCGTAACGGTCGTACAATTACTAATGAATGCCTATACCTTCGAGTTGTATCAGGCACTAGGGATATTTATTCCATTGATCGTAACGAATTGCGCGATAATCGGTCGAGCGGAGGCCTATGCATCGAAAAACCCGGTAGTATATGCTGCCTTCGACGGATTAATGATGGGCTTAGGCTTTACAGCAGTACTGGTTTTACTCGGCGCAATGCGCGAACTTCTCGGCTACGGCACTTTGTTTGCTGGTGCTAACTTATTATTAGGCGACTGGGCCAGTAGTCTGAAAATCACCGTATTCACAACCGACTCTCCCTTCTTGCTAGCTATTTTACCACCAGGGGCATTTTTAGGAATGGGCTTAATTATTGCGGTAAAAAACGTGCTGGATAAACGTTTTGCAAACATGTTTGCGGCCAAACAAGAGGCAAAAGTCGTACAACGCGCTCGCGTCACAGCTGAAACATAG
- the nth gene encoding endonuclease III, with amino-acid sequence MNQQKRIEMLTRWRDANPHPTTELNFTSPFELLIAVLLSAQATDVSVNKAMAKMFPVANTPESVYALGVDGVKEFIKTIGLFNTKAVNVIKTCKILIDQHNSEIPENRAALEALPGVGRKTANVVLNTAFGWPTIAVDTHIDRVSNRTKFAVGKNVDLVEKKLLKVVPAEFKVDVHHWLILHGRYTCIARKPRCGSCIVEDLCEFKDKVDE; translated from the coding sequence ATGAATCAACAAAAACGCATTGAGATGTTAACGCGTTGGCGTGATGCTAACCCACACCCGACCACAGAGTTAAACTTTACCAGTCCATTTGAATTATTGATTGCCGTGTTGTTATCTGCCCAAGCCACCGATGTAAGTGTGAATAAGGCCATGGCAAAAATGTTTCCCGTTGCTAATACACCTGAAAGTGTTTACGCCCTAGGCGTCGATGGTGTGAAAGAATTTATCAAAACCATTGGTTTGTTCAATACCAAAGCCGTCAATGTTATAAAAACATGTAAAATACTGATAGATCAACATAATTCAGAAATACCAGAGAACCGCGCGGCCCTAGAAGCCTTGCCGGGCGTGGGGCGAAAAACAGCTAACGTTGTGCTTAACACTGCATTTGGCTGGCCGACGATTGCCGTCGACACCCACATTGATCGGGTGAGTAACCGGACCAAATTTGCGGTAGGTAAAAATGTTGATTTGGTCGAGAAAAAACTGCTTAAGGTGGTCCCTGCCGAGTTTAAAGTAGACGTACACCACTGGCTTATTTTACATGGACGCTATACCTGTATTGCCCGCAAACCTCGTTGTGGCTCATGCATAGTAGAAGACTTATGCGAATTCAAAGATAAAGTAGACGAATAA
- a CDS encoding YwbE family protein gives MDGTKRANVKIGAEVSVVLKEHQRTNTLTQGVVEKLLTNSPNHPHGIKVRLEDGQVGRVKVIHP, from the coding sequence ATGGACGGGACTAAACGTGCAAACGTGAAAATTGGAGCAGAAGTTTCTGTTGTATTAAAGGAGCATCAACGCACCAACACCTTAACTCAAGGGGTGGTTGAAAAACTTCTGACCAATTCGCCAAATCATCCCCATGGCATCAAAGTACGGCTCGAAGATGGTCAAGTAGGCCGCGTAAAAGTAATTCATCCTTAA
- a CDS encoding sulfite exporter TauE/SafE family protein, with product MLELFSYSLNYTTLSLLFLTAFLIGMAKTGVSGVSMFTVPVMAIIFGGKESSGLMLPLLIMADLFAVKYYHRHANWSYLLKLFPSAAVGVVIATVVGNYIDDQLFRLIMGIIIFISLGIMLWMETANKENVPDYLWFAILMGLLGGFTTMIGNLAGAVMALYLLSMRLPKNEYIGTGAWFFLAINLFKVPFHIFSWHTISLNSFMLNLISLPFIALGAYAGVKIVKRIPDKQYRWLVLAVTGVAAVLMVV from the coding sequence ATGTTGGAGTTGTTCTCGTATTCACTCAATTACACCACTCTCAGTCTACTTTTTTTAACGGCATTTTTGATTGGTATGGCTAAAACTGGGGTCAGTGGCGTATCCATGTTTACGGTTCCAGTGATGGCGATTATTTTTGGTGGGAAAGAATCTTCAGGGCTGATGTTGCCTTTGCTGATCATGGCGGATTTATTCGCCGTAAAGTATTACCATCGCCATGCAAATTGGTCATATTTATTAAAACTATTTCCATCGGCAGCAGTCGGAGTGGTTATCGCAACTGTGGTCGGAAATTATATCGACGATCAACTGTTTAGATTGATCATGGGGATCATCATTTTTATCAGTTTGGGGATCATGTTGTGGATGGAAACGGCCAATAAAGAAAATGTTCCAGATTACTTGTGGTTCGCCATATTGATGGGGTTACTCGGTGGTTTTACCACCATGATAGGTAACCTTGCAGGAGCGGTAATGGCACTTTACTTACTCAGTATGCGACTTCCAAAAAATGAATATATCGGCACAGGCGCGTGGTTTTTTCTAGCGATTAATCTATTTAAAGTGCCATTTCATATTTTTAGTTGGCATACCATCTCACTCAATTCGTTTATGTTAAACCTGATAAGTCTGCCTTTTATTGCTCTCGGTGCTTACGCTGGTGTGAAAATCGTCAAACGAATTCCTGACAAGCAATACCGCTGGTTGGTATTAGCGGTAACAGGAGTCGCTGCAGTATTGATGGTGGTTTGA
- the sugE gene encoding quaternary ammonium compound efflux SMR transporter SugE, whose product MNWVILLIAGLFEVVWAIGLKYSDGFSRFWPSLFTLIAMAISFGLLSVAMKTLPAGTAYAVWVVVGLIGTAILGMILFNEPVTVLRILSLLTITLGVIGLKLSS is encoded by the coding sequence ATGAACTGGGTTATTCTTTTAATCGCGGGCTTATTTGAAGTTGTGTGGGCGATTGGTCTTAAATACAGCGATGGTTTCAGTAGGTTTTGGCCGTCTTTATTTACCTTAATTGCCATGGCTATTAGTTTTGGTCTGTTGAGTGTCGCCATGAAAACACTTCCCGCTGGTACTGCTTATGCTGTCTGGGTTGTAGTTGGGCTCATCGGCACGGCTATCCTAGGTATGATTTTGTTCAATGAGCCAGTAACGGTACTACGGATATTAAGCCTATTGACCATTACGTTAGGTGTGATTGGCTTAAAATTAAGTAGTTAG
- the gloA gene encoding lactoylglutathione lyase, whose product MRLLHTMLRVGDLNRSLAFYTEVLGMKLLRRSENEEYRYTLAFVGYGEEDSQTVLELTHNWDQASYEMGTAYGHIAIGVDDIYKVCEQLKKQGADVYRDAGPVKGGSTIIAFVRDPDGYAIELIQNH is encoded by the coding sequence ATGCGCCTATTACACACCATGTTACGGGTTGGAGATTTAAATCGTTCTCTTGCTTTTTATACTGAAGTCCTCGGCATGAAGTTGTTGCGTCGAAGTGAAAACGAAGAGTATCGCTATACCTTAGCTTTTGTTGGCTACGGCGAAGAAGATAGCCAAACTGTGTTAGAACTCACGCACAACTGGGACCAAGCCAGTTACGAAATGGGCACCGCATATGGGCATATAGCTATCGGCGTGGACGATATTTATAAAGTCTGTGAGCAGTTAAAAAAACAAGGCGCCGATGTATACCGTGACGCAGGCCCAGTGAAAGGTGGCAGTACTATTATAGCCTTTGTCCGCGATCCAGATGGTTACGCTATAGAGCTTATTCAAAACCATTAA
- the glpQ gene encoding glycerophosphodiester phosphodiesterase has protein sequence MKKSILSLSLGTLLLSQVSWAIPLVIAHRGASGYLPEHTMESTTLAFAMGADFIEQDVVISKDGVPVVLHDIHLDTVTNVADKFPLRKREDGRYYALDFTLAELKSLTVHERSDLDGKQIFQQRYQGTAQFTIATFEEQIELITQLNRQFDKNIGFYSEIKSPAWHLEQGVDISKIVLATLRKHDLDDANKAIYVQCFDYAELKRVRNDLGAKVKLIQLLGENDWGESATDYDVLRTPAKLKELATVVQGIGPWIPQLVDMQTMQPTGLVKNAHAVGLDIHPYTFRQDALPEGVTKQQVLDLLFKDLKVDGLFTDFTDTVVDYLHD, from the coding sequence ATGAAAAAATCTATTTTGTCGTTATCCCTTGGCACGTTGCTGCTGAGCCAAGTCAGCTGGGCAATACCTCTCGTTATCGCTCATCGTGGCGCATCAGGGTACTTACCTGAACACACAATGGAATCAACTACCTTAGCGTTTGCTATGGGTGCTGACTTCATCGAACAAGATGTAGTGATAAGCAAGGACGGCGTCCCTGTGGTATTGCACGATATTCATTTAGATACCGTCACCAATGTCGCCGACAAATTTCCACTGCGAAAACGAGAAGATGGACGTTACTACGCACTTGATTTCACGCTAGCTGAGTTAAAGTCTTTGACCGTACATGAGCGTAGTGATCTTGATGGTAAACAAATTTTTCAGCAACGCTATCAAGGTACTGCTCAGTTCACCATTGCGACTTTTGAAGAACAAATTGAATTAATCACGCAACTCAATCGTCAATTTGATAAAAATATCGGTTTTTATTCTGAAATAAAATCCCCTGCTTGGCATCTTGAGCAAGGTGTAGATATTAGTAAAATTGTTTTGGCTACTTTACGCAAGCATGATTTAGATGACGCCAACAAAGCGATCTATGTACAGTGTTTTGATTACGCCGAATTAAAGCGTGTACGCAATGATTTGGGCGCAAAAGTAAAACTGATTCAATTGCTCGGTGAAAATGATTGGGGTGAGTCTGCAACGGATTACGACGTATTACGTACCCCCGCAAAACTTAAGGAGTTAGCTACCGTCGTGCAAGGAATTGGTCCCTGGATACCACAATTGGTAGATATGCAAACGATGCAACCCACTGGCCTGGTCAAAAATGCCCATGCAGTAGGGCTTGATATTCACCCTTACACCTTTCGACAAGATGCATTACCAGAAGGTGTAACGAAGCAACAAGTATTAGATCTGCTATTCAAAGACCTAAAAGTGGATGGGTTGTTTACAGATTTTACCGATACCGTAGTGGACTATTTGCATGATTAA
- a CDS encoding OmpA family protein: protein MKIILFVVSLTFAGSLSAGLRQYAAKIETSDWQLSQHNRLQCTLAHQIPGYGQALFTSMASKQLNMEFELDMLRLPKSFGMAAVYSVPPKWMPGQMQHAIADMTIRKQYNGDLPEQAAWTMLSELEKGFWPTIYYQDWYNQNDKIAVGLNASNFAIPYESFAQCVADLLPYSFDDIAYTILDYKKNSTELTKYSQRRLDMIGQYLKEDNEMDLVLLDGYSDSYGGRDMNHTLSVSRAVEIKNYFSEMGVEPQRIDVTGHGERRHVAPNSNEMSRAKNRRVVIRMAKP from the coding sequence ATGAAAATAATTTTATTTGTAGTGTCACTGACGTTTGCGGGGTCTCTATCCGCAGGTTTACGTCAATATGCAGCTAAGATAGAGACCTCTGATTGGCAATTAAGCCAACATAATCGGTTGCAATGTACGCTGGCTCATCAAATACCTGGTTACGGGCAGGCATTATTTACCAGCATGGCATCTAAGCAATTGAATATGGAGTTTGAGCTGGATATGCTGCGACTGCCGAAAAGTTTTGGTATGGCCGCCGTATACTCAGTGCCACCTAAATGGATGCCTGGCCAAATGCAGCACGCAATTGCTGATATGACCATTCGTAAACAATATAACGGAGATCTACCTGAGCAGGCCGCTTGGACCATGTTGTCTGAACTCGAGAAAGGCTTCTGGCCGACTATCTATTATCAGGATTGGTATAACCAGAACGACAAGATAGCTGTTGGGCTAAATGCCAGTAATTTCGCCATACCCTATGAAAGCTTCGCCCAATGCGTTGCCGATCTATTGCCTTATAGTTTTGATGATATTGCCTATACGATCTTGGATTACAAAAAAAACAGCACGGAACTAACCAAATATTCTCAACGTCGATTGGATATGATCGGTCAGTATTTGAAAGAAGACAACGAAATGGATTTAGTATTACTTGATGGTTATAGCGATAGTTATGGTGGTCGAGATATGAACCACACGTTATCCGTCAGCCGAGCTGTGGAAATTAAAAATTACTTCAGTGAGATGGGAGTTGAGCCTCAACGCATCGATGTTACCGGACATGGTGAGCGTAGGCATGTCGCCCCAAATAGTAATGAAATGTCTCGAGCAAAGAACCGTCGTGTGGTCATTCGGATGGCCAAGCCGTAA